In Bacillus sp. S3, the sequence CTTTCCAAGGTTTATCCCGCATCTTATTGCTGATTTGCTTTTTTTTCATAGGCTGCGATAATTCTGCCGACAAGCGGATGACGGACAACATCACTTTGTTCGAGAAAGATAAACGAAATTCCATTTACATTTTGCAAAATTTCCTCGGCGGCAATAAGACCAGATTTTGCACCCTTCGGCAAATCAATTTGTGTTCGATCTCCTGTGATGACCATTTTTGAGCCAAAGCCAAGTCTTGTCAAAAACATTTTCATTTGTTTATCGGTTGTGTTTTGTGCTTCATCCAAAATAACAAATGCATCGTCTAATGTACGGCCTCTCATGTATGCAAGAGGAGCAATTTCTATTGTACCCCGTTCGATTAATCTTTGGGTATGCTCCGCTCCTAGAACGTCATTTAGTGCATCATACAGGGGTCTTAAATATGGATCAACTTTTTCTTTTAAGTCTCCCGGAAGAAAGCCGAGACTCTCGCCTGCTTCAACAGCCGGCCTGGTTAATATTATTTTATTGACCTGTCCGCTTTTCAAGGCATTTACGGCCATGACAACAGCGAGATAGGTTTTACCTGTTCCGGCTGGGCCAATCCCAAAAACAAGGTCATTTTTCTTAATGGCCATCACATATTGCCTTTGCCCCAGCGTTTTTATTCGAATTGTTTTCCCTTTAGCATTTCTGCCGATCTCTTCATCATACAAATTCACAAAATAATCAAGCGTTCCTTTTTGAGCCATTTGAATGGCATAGAGGACATCTCTTTGGCTGATATTAATTCCCTTTCGAATCACATATAGTAATCGGTCTAATATTTGTCCAGCTATCACGACGTTGTTTTCATCGCCTGACAAACTGACAGATTCACCCCTTGTGATAATGGAAACACCAAGCTCTTGCTCGATCATTTTTAAATTTTGATCTGAATTCCCCAGCAGGTTAATGGCCTCTGTGGGATTTTCAAGCTGTACATTGATCGTTGTTAATTTTTCTGTCATTCAAGAGTCTCCTTGGATATCGGTTGTCCGACTGCAATGTTTTCAATTATTTTAAAATGAATAGCTAATATTACCTTACCATTTTTATACTCTTTGTGTAAAATCTTTTCATCTTTTATGATAGCATCTTCACCTAGCTTGCTTTTTATTTCTTTTTTCGCCAGCTCAAGCGCATATTGTTCAGCCTCCTGCTTGGAATACGTGCGCAAATATTCTTCCCGTTCACGAATCGTTTTATTGACATAGGAAAGTGGCAGCTCCCAGTTCAGAAAATGAAGTTTATGAACTGTCTTTTCAGTTTCATATTTCTTATATTCAGGTTTCCCAAAACCCCATATTGGTATTTCAAGATTCCCCATCAATAATGCATGCTTTTGTTTTTCCTTACCAGTATATACATTAAAGTTTGTTTCCAAAGGGAGTTGGACGTCACTCTTATACCAGGTTTCACCCCAAACTTCGC encodes:
- a CDS encoding PhoH family protein, whose translation is MTEKLTTINVQLENPTEAINLLGNSDQNLKMIEQELGVSIITRGESVSLSGDENNVVIAGQILDRLLYVIRKGINISQRDVLYAIQMAQKGTLDYFVNLYDEEIGRNAKGKTIRIKTLGQRQYVMAIKKNDLVFGIGPAGTGKTYLAVVMAVNALKSGQVNKIILTRPAVEAGESLGFLPGDLKEKVDPYLRPLYDALNDVLGAEHTQRLIERGTIEIAPLAYMRGRTLDDAFVILDEAQNTTDKQMKMFLTRLGFGSKMVITGDRTQIDLPKGAKSGLIAAEEILQNVNGISFIFLEQSDVVRHPLVGRIIAAYEKKANQQ